In Oxalobacteraceae bacterium OTU3CINTB1, the sequence CAGTTGGCCGGCTGCACATGGCGCGCGCCAACGACGATGAACAGCAGCACCACGCCGACCTTGATGGCGACCATGATGTTGTTCAGGCGGGCAGATTCGCGCACGCCCCAGCTCAGCATGGCCGTCAGGATCAGCATGATGATCAGCGCCGGCAGGTTGATCCAGGTGGTCACGCCGGGCAGGGCGCCGGGCGCCGCGGTGAGCACCGTGGGCAACTGCAGGCCGAAGCCGGAGATCAGCGACTGGAAGTAGCCGGACCAGCCGACCGAGACCGCCGACGTCGCCAGTCCGTATTCAAGCAGCAAGTCCCAGCCGATCATCCAGGCGGCCAGTTCGCCCAGGGTGGCGTAGGTATAGGTATAGATCGAGCCGGCGACCGGTACGGTGGAGGCGAATTCGGCGTAACACAGCGCGGCGAAGCCGCAGGCGACGGCGGCGACGATGAAGGACAAGGTCAGGGCGGGGCCGGCGGTGACGGCGCCGGTGCCGGTCAGCACGAAAATGCCGGTGCCGACGATGGCGCCGATGCCCATCAATATCAGGTCGAAAGGACCAAGCACCTTGGCCAAGCCGCCCGGTTTTCGCGCGTTGGCGATCATGTCATCCAGATTCTTCGTTCTAAAAAGGCTCAAAATTGGGCTCCATTTATTTTTGTGTTTGTCTGTATCTATGGTGTGGGGTTCTGCCCCTCGCGCCGGATCGCGGCGCCGCCAAATGATACAGGAACTTGGTATGAATTAATGGTTTGCTTTGTTGCAAGACTACGTATGAATGATCAGGTCGTGTACGAATGTCAGACTTGACCCCCGTCGGTTTATCGGTCTGTCAGCAGCGCGGAGACGTACAGCAGGAAGCGATCTTCGAGCTTGCCGAGGTCAAGTCCGGTAATCTCGCCGATGCGGCGCAGGCGGTAGTCGAGCGTGTTGCGGTGGATGTGCAGCGCTTCGGCCGTCGCGGCCGGGTGGCCGTCGTGCGTAAACCAGGCTTCGAGCGTGCGCTGGAGCAGCTCTTTGTTCTTGTCCTGCGCGCGCAGGCGGGCGATCGGGAGCTTCAGTTGCGCCGCTTGCCAACCGGAGCCGAGGCCGGACAGCAGTACCGGCAGCGCCTGCTCGTAGTAGCTGAAGCGGGTGCCGCGCGGCTGGCGCGCGCGGCCGATGCGGGCTGTCGTTCGCGCGCTTTGGTAGGAGATGGCGACGCCTTCTATGCCGGTCAGCGCGATGCCCATCGTCAGCGTGTGGGCGTCGCCGCCTTCCTCCTTCAGGATCGCAGAGAGCGATTGCAGCCGCTTTTGCGCCCGCGCCTGGGCGTCCTGGGGCGGGACGGACGCGTGGGTTTTGGCGTCGCTTGGCGCATTGTGGAAGTCGAGGATGACCATTTCATGTGAGCTGGCCGCCGCAGTCAGCGCCGTTGGCTGGCGCGTCAGCATGCGCATTTGCAGGCGCTGGATTTCGGTCAGGGCTTCGACGGTGCCGGCCGCCTTGTCGTCCACTTCCAACACGAAGACCCCATGAGTACGGCCGAAATCGACGCCCAGCCGCCGCGCCCACGCTTCCAGTCCGGCGTGGTCGGTGCCGTCATCGTTGATCAGTTTGAGCACGAACGCTTCACGATAGCGGCTGTCGCGCTGCAGTTCACCCGCCAACTGCGCCTGCTCGAGGATCATCTCGGCCGTGAGGCGCACCAGTTCGCCAAATTGACGCACGTCGTCGGGCGCGCCGCTCAGGCCGACCGCACCGCACAGCTGGCCGTTGACCGTCAGCGGGAGGTTGATGCCGGGCTGGGCGCCGTGCATGTTGCGCGCGCTGGCGCTGTCGATCTCCACCGCCAGCTTCTTTGCCAGCGCTAGCATTGCCCCCGTGTGCAGTTCGCCGATACGCGCCGGATTGCCGCTGGCGATGATGCTGCCGCTGACATCCATCACATTCACGTTGTAGGGGATGATTTTCATCGTGCGGGTGACGATGTCCTGCGCCAGCTGGGTGCTTAGTATGCTCATGGTAGTTTCTGCTGTAATAATTTCCCAAGGATGAGGGCGATTCTAACCTTTTAATGGGGAAATATTTGTGCGGTTGCCCAATAATTGCAGTTTCAGCCCGCCGATTCTCGTGCGTTTGGCCGATGTTTTTTATTGGGCGATTCCACATAATCAGCTCCACTATAAAAACTTAGGAGACCTGGAATGAGCAATCCGTCGATCGCCGCGCAAGCGCCTGCGGCGTCCGTCCTCGAGGGGGCGTACAAAAAGGCGACGTGGCACCTGATACCGTTTATCTTCGTCTGCTACTTCTTTAACTACCTCGACCGCGTCAACGTCGGCTTCGCCAAACTGGAAATGCTCGACGCGCTCAAGCTGAGTAACACCGTCTACGGCCTTGGCGCCGGCATCTTCTTCATCGGCTACGTGCTGAGCGGCGTGCCGAGCAACCTTATCCTTCACAAGCTGGGCGCGCGGCGCTGGATCGCGGTGATGATGGTGGCATGGGGCGCCTTGTCGGCGTGCATGCTGTTCGTGACGACGCCGCTGTCGTTCTACGTGCTGCGCTTCTTCACCGGCGTGGCCGAGGCCGGCTTCTTCCCGGGCATGGTGCTGTACTTTACGCATTGGTTCCCTTCTCAGAAACGCGGCCAGGTGATGGCGCTGTTCATGTCGGCGATTCCCATTTCCGGCCTGATCGGCGGCCCGCTGTCGGGCTGGATGCTGGCGCACTTTTCGGCCGGCCAAGGGGGCATGATGGGCTGGCAGTGGCTGTTCCTGCTGCAGGGCGTGCCGACGGTGCTGCTCGGCATTGGCGTGTATTTCTACCTGAACGATGGCATTTCGCAGGCCAAATGGCTCGACGCCGACGAGAAGCGCGCGATGCAGGACGCGCTGGCGGCCGATGAAAAGCAGCGCCAGTCCACCAGCACGGTCGGCCAGTCGTTCTCCGACGTGCTGCGCAACGGCAGCGTGTGGATGCTGGGCGTGATTTACTTCTGTATCCAGATGGGCGTCTATGCGATCAACTTCTGGCTGCCGTCGATCATCAAGTCCCTCGGCTACCAGAGCGCGGTCACGGTCGGCTGGTTGAGCGCCGTGCCTTATCTGTTCGCCGCCGTGTTCATGATCTGGGCCGGACGGTCGGCCGACCGCCACGGCGAGCGCCGTTGGCACGTCACCGCGCCGATGCTGATGGGCCTTGTCGGCCTGACCCTGGCGGCCAATTTCTCCAGCAATCCGGTGATCGTCATCGCTGGTTTGAGCATGGCGACCATGGGCGCGCTGGCGGCGTTGTCGATGTTCTGGGCGCTGCCGGCGGCCTTCCTCGGCAGCGCGGCGGCGGCCGGCGGCCTGGCCCTGATTAATTCGCTGGGCCAGATCGCAGGTTTCGTCAGCCCGTTCCTGGTCGGCTGGATCAAGGATGCGACCCAGAGCACCGACGTGGCGCTGTATATTCTGTCCAGCGTGATGCTGCTTGGTGCGATACTGGTGCTGCGTGTGCCGGCCAAGCTGGTTAATCGATGATGGGATCGAGAGTTGGAGTACCAATGAAAATCGTCATAGCGCCTGATTCGTATAAAGAGAGCCTGTCGGCGATGGCCGTCGCCAACGAGATCGAGGCCGGCTTCCGCGAGATTTTCCCCGATGCCGAGTACCTCAAGGTGCCGGTTGCCGATGGCGGCGAGGGCACCGTGCAGGCGATGATCGACGCCAGCGGCGGGCGCCTGGTGGAATTGCGCGTGCGCGGCCCGCTCGGCGAGCCGGTGCCGGCGTTCTACGGCATGATGGGCGATGGCGAGACGGCGGTGATCGAGATGGCCGCCGCCAGCGGCCTGGAACTGGTGCCGGTGGCGCTGCGCGATCCACTGCGCACCACCAGCTACGGCACGGGGGAATTGATACGCGATGCCCTCGATGCGGGCGCGCGGCGCTTCGTGCTGGGTGTCGGCGGCAGCGCCACCAACGACGGCGGCGCCGGCATGCTGCAGGCCCTGGGCGGTCGCCTGCTGGACGGCGCGGGCAAGGACCTGGCGGCAGGCGGCGGCGCGCTGGCGACGCTGGCCAGGATCGATCTGTCGGGACTCGACGCCCGCATCGCCGATTGCGCGTTCGATGTCGCTTGCGACGTCAGTAATCCGCTGGTCGGGCCGCAGGGCGCGTCGCACATCTTCGGGCCGCAAAAAGGCGCGACGCCGGAGATGATCGAACTGCTGGACGCCGGCTTGCGCCACTACGCCGACATCATCGCCCGCGATCTGGGACGGCCGGTGGCCGACGTGCCGGGCGCCGGCGCCGGTGGCGGCATCGGCGCGGCGATGCTGGTGTTCCTCGGCGGCCGGCTGCGCCCCGGCAGCGAGATCGTCACCGCCGCCGTGGGCCTGGACGCGGCCGTGGCGGACGCCGATCTGGTGGTCACCGGCGAGGGCCGCATCGACAGCCAGACCATCCACGGCAAAACGCCGGTCGGCGTGGCGCGGGTGGCGCAGCGCCACGGCAAACCGGTGATCGCCATCGCCGGCGGTCTGGCCCCCGGCGCGGCGGCGGTGCACGAGCACGGGATCGACGCGGTGTTCGGTGCGGTCAGCCGTCCATGCACGGTGGAGCAAGCGCTGGCCGACGCGGCACGCAACGTGCGCGTGTCGGCGCGCAACATCGCCGCCGTATTGCGCTTGGGGAGCAAGCTGGGGTTGTGATAAAGTTGTTCCCTGAGTAAGACACCGGTCGGGAAGGACTTTTATGGCGCAGGACCGAGGGAACCTGGCATACGTGGCCGCGTTGCCGACCATCAGATCGCAGATTTATAGTCTGGTGTGGGCCTGCGCATTGCCAGCCATCATAGGGTTCGCGCTGCTGACCGATAACTTTTACGAGCGTGAGCGCACGCAGATCCAGCAGGACACCCTGATCACCGCCCGCGCGCTGATCCAGGCGGTGGACCGGGACCTGAACACCGGCATCACCGTGGCGCTGGCGCTGGCCAACTCGCCCAGTCTCGATAGCGGCGACATCGCCGCGTTCTACAAACAGGCCTCCAACGTGCTGCGGCCTGAATTCCCCGGTTTTAATTTCGTCCTGAGCGACCGCGATTCGGTGCAGTTGATGAACACCGCGCGGCCCTACGGTCCGTTGTTGGCCGATCCGGGCAGCGCGGAGCGGATCGACAAGGTGTTCGAGACCGGCAAGCCGGTGATCTCCGACCTGTTCATCGGCGGCGCACTGAAACGGCCGCTGGTGGCGATCCACGTGCCGGTGCTGCGCGAAGGTAAAGTCCTCTACGTGATTTCGACCGCTTATCTTCCCGAGCGTCTCGGGCAGGTGCTCAAGGAGCAGCGGCTGCCGCCGGACCGTGTGATCGCCATCTTCGATTCGACCGGCGTGGTGGTCGCGCGCACGCACGAAGCGGCCAGGTTCGTCGGCCATAAGGGCTCGCCGTCGTTGCTGGCCAAGCTGCCTTACAAGCTGGAGGACGCGATCGAGGCGGTCACGCTTGAAGGCATACCCGTGTATTCGATGTTCAGCCGCTCGGTGACCAGCAATTGGACCGTCGTCATCGGCGTGCCGAGAAGCGTGGTGCTGTCCGAAATGCTGGCGTCGATCAAGTGGATCACCGCTTTCCTGCTGGTTTTGCTGGCTGCGGGCCTTGGCGTGGCGTGGTACTTCGCCCGCAACATCGCCCGTTCCGTCAGTGCCTTGTCGTCCGCCGTGGTCAGGCTGGCAGGCAAAGGCGGCATGCCGCCGCCGCCCCAGCGCCTCAGCTTCCGCGAAGCCGACGACGCGATCGTGACACTGCACACGGTCGAAGCGGAATTGCTGCGCTACCGCCACCACCTGGAAAACCTGATCGAGCAGCGCACGCTCCAGCTGCAGTTGGCGGTCAAACAGGCGCAGACCGCCAATGCGGCCAAGGACGTTTTCGTCGCCAATATGAGCCACGAATTGCGCACGCCGATGAACGCGGTGCTGGGCATGGCTCACCTGCTTGGCACCACCGGTCTGTCGCCGGAGCAGCGCCGCTACCTGGAAATGATACGGGCGTCCGGCCAGTCGCTGCTGGGCATCCTGAACGACATCCTCGATTTCTCCAAGATGCAGGCCGGGAAGGTGGAGATGCATCCGGTGCGCTTCCATCTGGACGAGGTGCTGCACGAGCTGGCGACCATCATGAGCGTGAGCGCCGGCGACAAGGATCTGGAATTGTGTATCGGTGTCGAACCGGATGTGCCGCGCGCGCTGGTCGGCGATGCGTTGCGCCTGCAGCAGGTGCTGGTCAACCTGGCCGGAAACGCGATCAAGTTCACGGAAAACGGGGAAGTGTCGGTGCGGGTCGAGCTGGCGGCGCGCCTGCCGTTGACGCTGGGTTTTGTCGTCCGCGATACCGGCATCGGCATGAGCGAGGAGCAGCTGGCCCGCTTGTTCTCGCCCTTCACGCAGGGCGACTTGTCGACCACGCGGCGTTTCGGCGGCACCGGCCTGGGACTGACCATTTCCAAGGGATTGATCGAAATGCTGGGTGGCGCTATCGAGGTGCGCAGTACGCCCGGCGCCGGCAGCGAGTTCCGCTTCACATTGCCGATGATGGCTGGCGACGAGACGACGATGCTGGCTGGCCGCTCGGCGCCCGCCGGCCTGCGCCTTCTGGTGGTGGATGATAACCAGACCAGCCGCTCGTTCATCTGCAAGACCATCGAGGCCTGGAACTGGGTGTGCGACAGCGTGGCGTCCGGGCCGGAGGCGCTTGAGCGTTTGCGCGGCGGCGCCGTCTACGACGTGGTGCTGGTCGACTGGCATATGCCCGGCATGGACGGCGTCGAAACGATCAAGGCGATCCAGTCGCAGACGGCCGATGCGAGCGTGCCGGTGGTTTGCATGGTCAACGCCTATGGGCGTGGAAAGCTGATGGAAGACCTGGCGGAGGTTTCCACCTCGGCCTATCTGACCAAGCCGGTGACATCTTCCAGCCTGTTCGATGCGGTGCAGACGGCGCTCGCGCAGCGCGAGCCAGGCGCCGTCGGCGAGGCGGAGGCGCCCGCATCACCGGGGCTGGCGGGCGTTCGCCTGTTGCTTGTCGAGGACAATCCGATCAATCAGAACGTCGCCAGAGGCATTCTTGAACAGGCCGGGGCGACGGTGGCCGTGGCGGAAAATGGCGCGGTGGCGGTGGAGCTGCTGCGCGGCGAGCGCTACGAGCTGGTGCTGATGGATGTGCAAATGCCGGTGATGGACGGCTTTACCGCGACCCGCCTGATACGTGAGGAGTTGCACCTGCAACTGCCGGTGATCGCCATGACGGCGGGGGTGATGGAGTCCGAGCGCGAGCAATGCATCGCCGCCGGCATGGACGACTTCATCGCCAAGCCTATCGATGTCGAGCAGATGTTCGCGACGATCCGGCGTCATTTGGCCATGCTGGAAGGCGGGCTGCCGCGATAACCAAAATGGACGCCGCGATCAGCTTTCGTGATCGGTTTTTCTCCCCGGCGTCACGCGACGGTTTCCGAATAAGCTAGATCGGAATTGTTCGTTTTATTACGCAAGCCGCCCGTTTATATTGGCGGCCATGAGTACCGTTTCCTTCGTTTCCGCCGCGCGCGACACCTTTCTGGGCAGTGAATTCCGTCGCAGCTACGGCTGGCTGACCGCCAGCATGCAGCGGCTGGTCGGCTCGCGCAACGATGCCGAGGACCTGGCGGCATCGGCCTTCACCGAACTGGCCGGACTCGATGATGTGAGCCATATCCGCCAACCGCGCGCGTTGTTGACGACCATCGCCCGGCGCCTGACCTACGAGTTCTGGCGCCGCCGCGATCTGGAGCGCGATTATCTGGCCGAGCTGGCGCTGGTCCCCGAGCAGTTCGATGCCTCGCCGGAGCAGGTGTGCCTGGCGGTCGACGAATTGCTGCGCATCGATGCGGCGCTGGAGCGCGTCAGCGCCAAGGCGCGCGAGGCGTTCATCCTCAGCCAGTTCGAGGAAATGGGATACGCGGAGATCGCGCAGCGTCTTGGCGTATCGGTCAGCATGGTCCGCAAATATGTCGCACAGGCCTTGACGGCTTGCTGCGAGTGCGTTTGATGGCTGCGCCAGCGTCTGCACTACAACAAGCAGTGATGTGGGAGGTGCGCCTGCGCGAAGGCGACGCCGATGATGCCGAACTGCGCGCATTCGAGCGCTGGCGCGGCGCCACGGCGGAGAATGCGCATGCCTGGGACGCGTTACAGGAGCGGCTGGCGCGGATGGGCGGTGACGGGGCGGGCGGGGCGCTAGGTTCTTCGGCGATGGCGCATGCGCTGCGGACGCCGTCCGCGGAAAGGCGGCGTGCCCTGCGCGGCGCCTTTGCGCTGCTGGCGCTGGGCGTCGGCGCCTGGGGAGTGCGCGAGGGCGCGCATGGA encodes:
- a CDS encoding helix-turn-helix domain-containing protein, encoding MSILSTQLAQDIVTRTMKIIPYNVNVMDVSGSIIASGNPARIGELHTGAMLALAKKLAVEIDSASARNMHGAQPGINLPLTVNGQLCGAVGLSGAPDDVRQFGELVRLTAEMILEQAQLAGELQRDSRYREAFVLKLINDDGTDHAGLEAWARRLGVDFGRTHGVFVLEVDDKAAGTVEALTEIQRLQMRMLTRQPTALTAAASSHEMVILDFHNAPSDAKTHASVPPQDAQARAQKRLQSLSAILKEEGGDAHTLTMGIALTGIEGVAISYQSARTTARIGRARQPRGTRFSYYEQALPVLLSGLGSGWQAAQLKLPIARLRAQDKNKELLQRTLEAWFTHDGHPAATAEALHIHRNTLDYRLRRIGEITGLDLGKLEDRFLLYVSALLTDR
- a CDS encoding MFS transporter, with translation MSNPSIAAQAPAASVLEGAYKKATWHLIPFIFVCYFFNYLDRVNVGFAKLEMLDALKLSNTVYGLGAGIFFIGYVLSGVPSNLILHKLGARRWIAVMMVAWGALSACMLFVTTPLSFYVLRFFTGVAEAGFFPGMVLYFTHWFPSQKRGQVMALFMSAIPISGLIGGPLSGWMLAHFSAGQGGMMGWQWLFLLQGVPTVLLGIGVYFYLNDGISQAKWLDADEKRAMQDALAADEKQRQSTSTVGQSFSDVLRNGSVWMLGVIYFCIQMGVYAINFWLPSIIKSLGYQSAVTVGWLSAVPYLFAAVFMIWAGRSADRHGERRWHVTAPMLMGLVGLTLAANFSSNPVIVIAGLSMATMGALAALSMFWALPAAFLGSAAAAGGLALINSLGQIAGFVSPFLVGWIKDATQSTDVALYILSSVMLLGAILVLRVPAKLVNR
- a CDS encoding glycerate kinase, translated to MKIVIAPDSYKESLSAMAVANEIEAGFREIFPDAEYLKVPVADGGEGTVQAMIDASGGRLVELRVRGPLGEPVPAFYGMMGDGETAVIEMAAASGLELVPVALRDPLRTTSYGTGELIRDALDAGARRFVLGVGGSATNDGGAGMLQALGGRLLDGAGKDLAAGGGALATLARIDLSGLDARIADCAFDVACDVSNPLVGPQGASHIFGPQKGATPEMIELLDAGLRHYADIIARDLGRPVADVPGAGAGGGIGAAMLVFLGGRLRPGSEIVTAAVGLDAAVADADLVVTGEGRIDSQTIHGKTPVGVARVAQRHGKPVIAIAGGLAPGAAAVHEHGIDAVFGAVSRPCTVEQALADAARNVRVSARNIAAVLRLGSKLGL
- a CDS encoding response regulator yields the protein MAQDRGNLAYVAALPTIRSQIYSLVWACALPAIIGFALLTDNFYERERTQIQQDTLITARALIQAVDRDLNTGITVALALANSPSLDSGDIAAFYKQASNVLRPEFPGFNFVLSDRDSVQLMNTARPYGPLLADPGSAERIDKVFETGKPVISDLFIGGALKRPLVAIHVPVLREGKVLYVISTAYLPERLGQVLKEQRLPPDRVIAIFDSTGVVVARTHEAARFVGHKGSPSLLAKLPYKLEDAIEAVTLEGIPVYSMFSRSVTSNWTVVIGVPRSVVLSEMLASIKWITAFLLVLLAAGLGVAWYFARNIARSVSALSSAVVRLAGKGGMPPPPQRLSFREADDAIVTLHTVEAELLRYRHHLENLIEQRTLQLQLAVKQAQTANAAKDVFVANMSHELRTPMNAVLGMAHLLGTTGLSPEQRRYLEMIRASGQSLLGILNDILDFSKMQAGKVEMHPVRFHLDEVLHELATIMSVSAGDKDLELCIGVEPDVPRALVGDALRLQQVLVNLAGNAIKFTENGEVSVRVELAARLPLTLGFVVRDTGIGMSEEQLARLFSPFTQGDLSTTRRFGGTGLGLTISKGLIEMLGGAIEVRSTPGAGSEFRFTLPMMAGDETTMLAGRSAPAGLRLLVVDDNQTSRSFICKTIEAWNWVCDSVASGPEALERLRGGAVYDVVLVDWHMPGMDGVETIKAIQSQTADASVPVVCMVNAYGRGKLMEDLAEVSTSAYLTKPVTSSSLFDAVQTALAQREPGAVGEAEAPASPGLAGVRLLLVEDNPINQNVARGILEQAGATVAVAENGAVAVELLRGERYELVLMDVQMPVMDGFTATRLIREELHLQLPVIAMTAGVMESEREQCIAAGMDDFIAKPIDVEQMFATIRRHLAMLEGGLPR
- a CDS encoding sigma-70 family RNA polymerase sigma factor — protein: MSTVSFVSAARDTFLGSEFRRSYGWLTASMQRLVGSRNDAEDLAASAFTELAGLDDVSHIRQPRALLTTIARRLTYEFWRRRDLERDYLAELALVPEQFDASPEQVCLAVDELLRIDAALERVSAKAREAFILSQFEEMGYAEIAQRLGVSVSMVRKYVAQALTACCECV